Proteins from a single region of Campylobacter sp. RM16704:
- a CDS encoding nitrosative stress-response regulator, Crp/Fnr family — translation MDKHFEIIASFGKKIHFKKGNILFFQGEKAKKILILLSGKVRIYKVNARGFELTLHTLTHTNFIAEMPVFEGIEYPANAICEQDCEICVLDFEKFKKLCIENGEVGFLLLTSLIGKIRILENFIRQKSLDLKSRLLSFLLENEEKLQSLKQKEIAVILNLPPESLSRFLKELKQKELICTNKGKIIILDKEKIQNLIKCF, via the coding sequence ATGGATAAACATTTTGAGATAATAGCTTCTTTTGGTAAAAAAATACATTTTAAAAAAGGAAATATTTTGTTTTTTCAAGGAGAAAAAGCAAAAAAAATTCTTATTTTATTAAGCGGTAAAGTGCGTATATATAAGGTTAATGCTAGGGGGTTTGAGCTAACTTTACATACTTTAACTCATACAAATTTTATAGCTGAAATGCCTGTTTTTGAAGGTATTGAATATCCAGCCAATGCTATTTGTGAGCAAGATTGTGAAATTTGTGTATTGGATTTTGAAAAATTTAAAAAATTATGTATAGAAAATGGAGAAGTAGGTTTTTTACTTTTAACTTCTTTGATTGGTAAAATCCGAATTTTAGAAAATTTTATTAGACAAAAATCTTTGGATTTAAAATCAAGATTGCTTAGTTTTTTACTAGAAAATGAAGAAAAATTACAAAGTTTAAAGCAAAAAGAAATAGCGGTAATTTTAAATCTACCTCCTGAATCCTTATCGCGTTTTCTTAAAGAATTAAAACAAAAAGAGCTTATTTGCACAAATAAAGGTAAAATAATCATTTTAGATAAAGAAAAAATACAAAATTTAATTAAGTGTTTTTAA
- a CDS encoding amino acid ABC transporter permease produces the protein MFEILNQDTFFRLAQGLKITLELSLISVLISLIGGVIFGILMHSKNKFLYAFCRFMLEFVRIMPLIVWLFIVHFGLAKWFGWHLSALGSSVIVFSIWGVFEMMDLVRSSLASIPKHQYESGLSLGFNKFEVYLFIIIPLSLRRLLPMSINLFTRIIKSTSVIYLIGGIELIKVGQQIIELNLFRNSYAAFVIYGLILLIYFILCYPLSVYSKYLERKWS, from the coding sequence ATGTTTGAAATTTTAAACCAAGATACCTTTTTTAGACTAGCACAAGGTTTAAAGATCACTTTAGAGCTTTCGTTAATTAGTGTTTTGATTTCACTAATAGGAGGAGTGATTTTTGGAATTTTAATGCATTCTAAAAACAAATTCCTTTATGCTTTTTGTCGTTTTATGCTCGAGTTTGTGCGTATTATGCCTTTGATTGTTTGGCTTTTTATAGTGCATTTTGGTTTAGCTAAATGGTTTGGATGGCATTTGAGTGCTTTGGGTTCAAGTGTTATTGTTTTTAGTATTTGGGGTGTGTTTGAGATGATGGATTTGGTTAGATCATCTTTGGCTAGTATTCCAAAACACCAATATGAATCCGGACTTTCTCTAGGTTTTAATAAATTTGAAGTTTATCTTTTTATCATTATACCTTTATCCTTAAGAAGACTTTTGCCAATGAGTATTAATCTTTTTACAAGAATTATTAAAAGTACTTCTGTGATTTATTTGATTGGAGGTATAGAGCTTATTAAGGTTGGGCAGCAAATTATAGAATTAAATTTATTTCGAAATTCTTATGCTGCTTTTGTTATTTATGGATTGATATTATTGATTTATTTTATACTTTGTTATCCTTTGTCGGTATATTCAAAGTATTTAGAAAGAAAATGGAGCTAA
- a CDS encoding bacteriohemerythrin, which yields MEVFPAWDEKFSVGNVDIDLQHQTLFALAEKSAKLLNRHIYKTEVKELLCDLFDYMQVHFKDEEEYMESINYPYLVEHKAMHKKIIKDMCCLIVDCSTTNDLKEKLYEIVSVWLLEHVLEHDMKIGIFKNSLEQKENKEETIEKDEQYDYVCDCKDMIHKLDYGLHIKIKYLNIAYKCKKCSKELVFNDLKEKTE from the coding sequence ATGGAAGTATTTCCTGCTTGGGATGAGAAATTTAGTGTAGGCAATGTAGATATAGACTTGCAACATCAAACTCTTTTTGCTTTGGCAGAAAAAAGTGCAAAACTTTTAAATAGACACATTTATAAAACAGAAGTAAAAGAATTATTGTGTGATTTATTTGATTATATGCAAGTACATTTTAAAGATGAAGAAGAATATATGGAAAGTATAAATTATCCATATTTAGTAGAACACAAGGCTATGCATAAAAAAATCATCAAAGATATGTGTTGTTTAATTGTGGATTGCTCTACTACTAATGATTTAAAAGAAAAATTATATGAAATTGTATCAGTATGGCTTTTAGAACATGTTCTAGAACACGATATGAAAATAGGAATATTTAAAAATTCTTTAGAGCAAAAAGAAAATAAAGAAGAGACTATAGAAAAAGATGAACAATATGATTATGTTTGTGATTGTAAAGATATGATTCATAAATTAGATTATGGTTTGCATATAAAAATTAAATACTTAAACATAGCATATAAATGTAAAAAATGTTCTAAAGAATTAGTTTTTAATGATTTGAAAGAAAAAACAGAATAA
- a CDS encoding M16 family metallopeptidase, translating into MLHLDFDNTKIDIIYEYENELPIVYFKVIFKNSGKIAEKYNAGCASMLARILNEGSNDEFFKSLEYRAIELYAKSSFEHFQINLKCLKEHFEFAMLKLHELLLNIRFDEKILQRLKITALGELASLNTDYDYQAKRLLNKNVFKDEIFISGLDGTKESIEKISLKELQDFMSENLVLDNALFVFGGDIVEDEIKTATQKICQILKRNIPNQNKSYKLIDESIEVSEKKTTEQAYIYFCSPFNVQIDDEKMYLAKLALFILGQGGFGSRLMEEVRVKRGLAYSAYAMLDVNLNYSRIFGYLQTKNESANDAKILVKEVFENFIQNGVNEKEFQLAKQFLVGSMPLRYESLTKRLDIMLNEYLHGLKLGNLKEEVQKIKNATLDELNEFIKAHSEITKVSFASIENES; encoded by the coding sequence ATGTTGCATTTAGATTTTGATAATACCAAAATAGACATAATATATGAGTATGAAAATGAACTTCCTATAGTTTATTTTAAAGTAATTTTTAAAAATAGTGGCAAAATAGCGGAAAAATATAATGCTGGTTGTGCGAGTATGCTTGCAAGAATTTTAAATGAAGGAAGCAATGATGAGTTTTTTAAAAGCTTAGAATATCGTGCCATAGAACTTTATGCTAAATCTAGCTTTGAACATTTTCAAATAAACTTAAAATGTTTAAAAGAGCATTTTGAATTTGCTATGTTAAAACTTCACGAATTGCTTTTAAATATCCGTTTTGATGAAAAAATACTACAAAGATTAAAAATAACAGCTCTAGGAGAGCTTGCAAGTTTAAATACAGATTATGATTATCAAGCAAAAAGACTTTTAAATAAAAATGTTTTTAAAGATGAAATTTTTATTAGTGGTCTTGATGGAACTAAAGAAAGTATAGAAAAGATTAGTTTAAAAGAATTGCAAGATTTTATGAGTGAAAATTTGGTACTTGATAATGCTTTATTTGTTTTTGGTGGAGATATTGTGGAAGATGAAATCAAAACAGCAACACAAAAAATTTGTCAAATCCTAAAAAGAAATATTCCAAATCAAAACAAAAGCTACAAACTAATTGATGAAAGCATTGAAGTAAGCGAGAAAAAGACTACAGAGCAAGCTTATATATACTTTTGTTCACCATTTAACGTACAAATTGATGATGAGAAAATGTATTTAGCTAAACTTGCTTTGTTTATCTTAGGTCAAGGTGGTTTTGGTTCTCGTTTGATGGAGGAAGTGCGTGTTAAAAGAGGTTTAGCGTATTCTGCTTATGCTATGCTTGATGTAAATTTAAACTATAGTAGAATTTTTGGGTATTTGCAAACTAAAAATGAAAGTGCAAATGATGCTAAAATTTTAGTTAAAGAAGTTTTTGAAAATTTTATTCAAAATGGAGTAAATGAAAAAGAATTTCAACTTGCAAAGCAATTTTTAGTAGGTTCTATGCCTTTAAGATATGAAAGTTTAACTAAAAGACTAGATATAATGCTAAATGAGTATTTACATGGTTTAAAACTTGGAAATTTAAAAGAAGAAGTGCAAAAGATCAAAAATGCTACTTTAGATGAATTGAATGAATTTATCAAAGCACATAGTGAAATTACCAAAGTGAGTTTTGCAAGTATAGAAAATGAAAGTTGA
- the recG gene encoding ATP-dependent DNA helicase RecG, protein MKVEEKDLKLLHTLGVKNCIDLALILPKKFDDFRISKFPKDTFCTQNVKIISTQNYHSQLFMLCECLEWGIKANIVIFHPNKWHFKIFKTNALVCIYAKMNFFNGIWQFVNPKIVKNIGQILPKYQISGIKDENIQQLISKYVNEVNLQTLKLEQKYINLLLNLHNYKDLKIYENFNVFIKDLKYIEIFNYLRRLKGKKVEQKSYKIELFDISSWIKNLDFAPTNDQLLAIEDIKKDLQSNSAKRRVVMGDVGCGKTLIILAASLLVYPKKAILMAPTSILAEQIYYEAKRLLPDFVNVLLLKGGKKDKDLAKLKEQAHFIIGTHALIHQEEFEAVLVMIDEQHRFGSNQRQKISELSKNSQYTPHIIQFSATPIPRTLSMIQSELVNFSFIKQMPFKKDIKTFCIQDKDFKYLLKKIDDEIAKNHQVIIIYPLVNESENIDYLSLEQAQGYWINKYKNVYVTHGKDKNKDQILQEFREKGAILLSTTVVEVGISLPKLSVIVIVGAERLGLATLHQLRGRVGRVGLESFCYLYTKQKEIPSRLLEFAKTLDGFKIAELDLKNRLSGDLLDGKIQHGNHFKYFDFADDEELVIKAKENIKNMEKENG, encoded by the coding sequence ATGAAAGTTGAAGAAAAGGATTTAAAACTACTTCATACTTTAGGGGTTAAAAATTGTATTGATTTGGCTTTGATACTGCCTAAAAAATTTGATGATTTTAGAATTTCAAAGTTTCCAAAAGATACATTTTGCACCCAAAATGTAAAAATTATTAGCACGCAAAATTACCACTCTCAGCTTTTTATGCTTTGTGAATGTTTAGAATGGGGTATAAAAGCAAATATAGTGATTTTTCATCCTAATAAATGGCATTTTAAAATTTTTAAGACAAATGCTTTGGTTTGTATATACGCAAAGATGAATTTTTTTAATGGAATTTGGCAGTTTGTTAATCCAAAGATTGTAAAAAATATAGGTCAAATACTACCAAAATATCAAATAAGTGGTATTAAAGATGAAAATATACAACAACTCATATCAAAATATGTAAATGAAGTTAATTTACAAACATTAAAATTAGAGCAAAAGTACATAAATCTTCTTTTAAATTTGCATAATTATAAAGACTTGAAAATTTATGAAAATTTTAATGTTTTTATAAAAGATTTAAAATATATAGAAATATTTAATTATTTAAGACGATTAAAAGGTAAAAAGGTAGAACAAAAATCTTATAAAATAGAGCTTTTTGATATTTCTTCTTGGATAAAAAATTTAGATTTTGCTCCTACAAATGATCAACTTTTAGCTATTGAAGATATAAAAAAAGATTTGCAAAGCAATAGTGCAAAAAGGCGTGTGGTAATGGGTGATGTGGGTTGTGGCAAGACTTTGATTATACTTGCTGCAAGTTTGCTAGTATATCCCAAAAAGGCTATCTTGATGGCTCCAACTAGCATATTAGCAGAGCAAATTTATTATGAAGCAAAAAGACTTTTACCTGATTTTGTTAATGTGTTGCTTTTAAAAGGTGGAAAAAAGGATAAAGATTTAGCAAAATTAAAAGAACAAGCTCATTTTATTATAGGTACACATGCACTCATTCATCAAGAAGAATTTGAAGCAGTTTTAGTGATGATAGACGAGCAACACCGTTTTGGTTCTAATCAAAGACAAAAAATAAGTGAGCTTAGCAAAAACTCTCAATATACTCCACATATCATACAATTTTCTGCTACACCTATACCAAGAACACTTTCTATGATACAAAGCGAACTTGTAAATTTTAGTTTTATCAAACAAATGCCTTTTAAAAAAGACATTAAAACTTTTTGTATACAAGATAAAGATTTTAAATATTTGCTTAAAAAAATAGATGATGAAATAGCTAAAAATCATCAAGTAATTATCATTTATCCTTTGGTGAATGAAAGTGAAAATATAGATTATTTATCACTAGAGCAAGCACAAGGATACTGGATAAACAAATACAAAAATGTTTATGTCACTCATGGAAAAGATAAAAATAAAGATCAAATTTTACAAGAATTTAGAGAAAAAGGAGCAATTTTGCTTTCAACTACCGTGGTAGAAGTTGGCATTTCTTTACCTAAGCTTAGTGTGATTGTTATAGTTGGTGCTGAAAGACTTGGACTTGCTACTTTACACCAGCTTAGAGGTAGAGTTGGTAGAGTAGGTCTTGAGAGTTTTTGTTATTTATATACTAAACAAAAAGAAATTCCAAGTCGTTTGCTAGAATTTGCTAAAACTTTAGATGGATTTAAAATAGCCGAGCTTGATTTAAAAAACAGGCTAAGTGGGGATTTACTTGATGGTAAAATTCAACATGGCAATCATTTTAAATATTTTGATTTTGCAGATGATGAAGAATTAGTTATCAAAGCAAAAGAAAATATTAAAAATATGGAAAAAGAAAATGGATAA
- a CDS encoding cysteine ABC transporter substrate-binding protein: MALFFSACSNSNSNENSIEKIKQHGVIRIGVFGDKPPFGYLDAQGKNQGYDVYFAKRIAKELLGDENKVQFVLVEAANRVEFLKSNKVDLILANFTKTPEREAVVDFALPYMKVALGIVAPKGSDIKTIDDLKDKTLILNKGTTADAYFTKNMPEVKTIKFDQNTETFAALIGKRGDALSHDNALLFAWTKENPNFEVVIKELGNHDVIAPAVKKGDEVMLKFINDLIVKLQNEQFFHKAYDETLKPFFSDDIKADDVVIEGGKI, translated from the coding sequence ATGGCACTTTTTTTTAGTGCATGCTCAAATTCAAATTCTAATGAAAACTCCATAGAAAAAATCAAACAACATGGTGTTATCCGCATAGGTGTATTTGGTGATAAACCTCCATTTGGTTATTTAGACGCACAAGGGAAAAATCAAGGTTATGATGTGTATTTTGCTAAACGCATAGCAAAAGAGCTTTTAGGCGATGAAAATAAAGTGCAGTTTGTTTTAGTAGAAGCTGCAAATAGGGTGGAATTTTTGAAATCAAATAAAGTAGATTTGATTTTAGCTAATTTTACTAAAACTCCAGAAAGAGAAGCTGTTGTTGATTTTGCTTTACCTTATATGAAAGTTGCTCTTGGGATAGTGGCTCCTAAAGGATCAGATATTAAAACTATAGATGATTTAAAAGATAAAACTTTAATTTTAAATAAAGGAACTACAGCTGATGCATATTTTACAAAAAATATGCCAGAGGTAAAAACAATTAAATTTGATCAAAATACAGAAACCTTTGCAGCTTTAATCGGTAAAAGAGGCGATGCGCTAAGTCATGATAATGCATTGCTTTTTGCTTGGACTAAGGAAAATCCAAATTTTGAAGTGGTGATTAAAGAGCTTGGAAATCATGATGTCATAGCTCCTGCTGTAAAAAAAGGCGATGAAGTTATGTTGAAATTTATCAATGATTTGATTGTAAAATTACAAAATGAGCAATTTTTCCACAAAGCTTACGATGAAACCTTAAAACCATTTTTTAGTGATGATATTAAAGCTGATGATGTAGTAATCGAAGGTGGTAAAATTTAA
- a CDS encoding bacteriohemerythrin, with amino-acid sequence MLSWKEEYSVHNKTIDEQHKALFEIAKKIYFMTENHVKLQKIKSISAELFKCVKIHFRDEEDYMEKIGYPDLAHHKKVHKEIVSFLIILFKHSRTVNEFKERFNIFIEKWLLGHILYEDQKYREYVKQKLREKEYTFEEDDISTEPIFEEFAPKYVVYVCGCINKRKIPYRLHQQILNGVKYNCKFCKKIIHPEREF; translated from the coding sequence GTGTTAAGTTGGAAAGAAGAATATAGCGTACACAATAAAACTATTGACGAACAGCATAAAGCTTTATTTGAAATAGCAAAAAAAATTTATTTTATGACAGAAAATCATGTTAAACTTCAAAAAATTAAATCTATTTCAGCCGAACTTTTTAAATGCGTAAAAATACATTTTAGAGATGAAGAAGATTATATGGAAAAAATAGGCTATCCAGATTTAGCACATCATAAAAAAGTCCATAAAGAAATTGTATCATTTTTAATCATATTATTTAAACATAGTAGAACTGTTAATGAATTTAAAGAAAGATTTAATATATTTATAGAAAAGTGGCTTTTAGGACATATTTTATATGAAGATCAAAAATATCGCGAATATGTAAAACAAAAACTTAGGGAAAAAGAATATACATTTGAAGAAGACGATATATCCACAGAACCTATCTTTGAAGAATTTGCTCCAAAGTATGTTGTTTATGTTTGCGGTTGTATTAATAAGCGTAAAATCCCTTATCGTTTGCATCAACAAATACTCAATGGTGTAAAATACAATTGCAAATTTTGTAAAAAAATCATTCACCCAGAACGAGAGTTTTAA
- a CDS encoding dehypoxanthine futalosine cyclase, with the protein MNRLSKEEALEILQKMPLYELGEKAYNKKLQLHPEKITTFVVDRNINYTNICCIDCDFCAFCRKEKDDDSYILKYEEIGQKIEELQAIGGTQILFQGGVHPKLKIEWYEDLLSYIKTHYPAITVHGFSAVEIAYIARVSKISIEEVLKRLQAKGLFSIPGAGAEVLSDRVRDIIAPHKCDTATWLKVHESAHNIGMKSTATMMFGTVESDEEIIEHFDHLRNLQDKTNGFRAFILWSFQSENTPLIKKHPEIIKQSSNRYLRLLALARLYLDNFKNLQSSWVTQGSLIGQLALKFGANDLGSTMMEENVVAAAGAKYRMNQEQMIELIKDIGEIPAKRDTAYNILERF; encoded by the coding sequence ATGAATAGATTAAGTAAAGAAGAAGCTTTAGAAATACTTCAAAAAATGCCTTTATATGAATTAGGAGAAAAAGCTTATAATAAAAAATTACAACTTCATCCTGAAAAAATAACTACTTTTGTAGTAGATAGAAATATAAATTATACTAATATTTGTTGTATTGATTGTGATTTTTGTGCCTTTTGTAGAAAAGAAAAAGATGATGATTCTTATATTTTGAAATACGAAGAGATAGGGCAAAAAATAGAAGAATTACAAGCTATAGGCGGAACGCAAATTTTATTTCAAGGCGGAGTTCATCCAAAACTTAAAATAGAATGGTATGAAGATCTACTTTCATATATAAAAACACATTATCCTGCCATAACCGTGCATGGTTTTTCTGCTGTTGAGATAGCTTATATAGCAAGAGTTTCTAAAATTTCTATAGAAGAAGTTTTAAAAAGATTGCAAGCTAAAGGACTTTTTTCTATACCTGGAGCAGGTGCTGAAGTATTAAGCGATAGAGTAAGAGATATCATAGCACCACATAAATGCGACACGGCTACTTGGCTTAAAGTGCATGAGAGTGCACATAATATAGGTATGAAAAGCACTGCTACTATGATGTTTGGTACGGTTGAGAGTGATGAAGAGATTATTGAGCATTTTGATCATTTAAGAAATTTACAAGATAAAACAAATGGCTTTAGAGCGTTTATTTTATGGTCATTTCAAAGCGAAAATACCCCTTTGATTAAAAAACACCCTGAAATTATCAAGCAAAGTTCTAATAGGTATTTAAGATTATTAGCTTTAGCAAGACTTTACTTGGATAATTTTAAAAATTTACAAAGTTCTTGGGTTACACAAGGCTCATTAATAGGTCAACTTGCTTTAAAATTTGGAGCAAATGATTTAGGTTCAACTATGATGGAAGAAAATGTTGTAGCTGCTGCTGGTGCAAAATATAGAATGAATCAAGAGCAGATGATAGAGCTTATAAAAGATATTGGAGAAATTCCAGCAAAACGCGACACAGCTTATAATATCTTAGAAAGGTTTTAA
- a CDS encoding pathogenesis-associated glutamine ABC transporter, ATP-binding protein, which yields MSILKIQNLQKYYDNHHVLKDINLEVNQKEVVVILGPSGCGKSTLLRCINGLEEMADGAIFIDDEKIDKNFKKWTQIRQKIGMVFQSYELFDHLNVEQNILLGPLKVQKRKKEEILEEAKYWLERVGLLHKLKAYPKELSGGQKQRIAIVRSLCMNPEIMLFDEVTAALDPEIVREVLDVILNLAKDGMTMLIVTHEMGFAKAVADKIVFMDDGKVIEISNPKDFFEKPKSDRAKKFLNLFDFHR from the coding sequence ATGAGTATATTAAAAATACAAAATTTACAAAAATATTATGATAATCATCATGTTTTAAAAGATATTAATTTAGAAGTAAATCAAAAAGAAGTAGTGGTTATACTAGGTCCAAGTGGCTGTGGAAAATCTACACTTTTAAGATGCATTAACGGCTTAGAAGAAATGGCCGATGGGGCTATTTTTATAGATGATGAAAAAATTGATAAAAATTTTAAAAAATGGACCCAGATTCGCCAAAAAATTGGTATGGTTTTTCAATCTTATGAGCTTTTTGATCATTTAAATGTGGAGCAAAATATACTCTTAGGTCCATTAAAAGTGCAAAAAAGAAAAAAAGAAGAGATCTTAGAAGAAGCAAAATACTGGCTTGAAAGAGTAGGACTTTTACATAAATTAAAAGCCTATCCTAAAGAGTTAAGCGGAGGACAAAAACAGCGTATAGCTATAGTTAGAAGTTTATGTATGAATCCTGAAATCATGCTTTTTGATGAAGTTACAGCTGCACTTGATCCTGAAATTGTGCGAGAAGTTTTAGATGTGATTTTAAATTTAGCAAAAGATGGTATGACTATGCTTATAGTTACTCATGAGATGGGGTTTGCTAAAGCAGTTGCTGATAAAATAGTCTTTATGGATGATGGTAAAGTAATAGAGATTTCAAATCCTAAAGACTTCTTTGAAAAACCAAAAAGTGATCGTGCGAAAAAATTTCTCAATTTATTTGATTTTCATCGTTAA
- a CDS encoding amino acid ABC transporter permease translates to MDFDFLIKFSPMFLQASWLTLKLAIYGVFFSLIIGLFCVIISYFKFSFLNTICKIYIEFSRNTPLLIQLFFLYYALPEFNIHLSSFTCAVVGLSFLGGSYMAESLRAGMEAVKKQQYESGLSLGLSKWQNLYYVIIPQALGVAMPSISANIIFLLKETSVVSIIALADLVYVAKDLIGLYYKSNEALFALVLCYLILILPLSLVLNRIEKRLNYV, encoded by the coding sequence ATGGATTTTGATTTTTTAATCAAGTTTAGCCCTATGTTTTTACAAGCTTCTTGGCTTACTTTAAAACTCGCTATATATGGTGTATTTTTTTCACTTATAATAGGATTGTTTTGCGTCATAATAAGTTATTTCAAATTTTCTTTTTTAAATACAATCTGTAAAATTTATATAGAATTTTCAAGAAATACACCATTATTAATTCAACTTTTCTTTTTGTATTATGCTTTACCTGAATTTAATATACATCTTAGTTCTTTTACTTGTGCTGTAGTAGGACTTAGCTTTTTAGGTGGTTCATATATGGCTGAGAGCTTAAGAGCAGGTATGGAAGCTGTAAAAAAACAGCAGTATGAATCTGGGCTTTCTTTGGGTTTAAGTAAATGGCAAAATTTATATTATGTGATTATTCCTCAAGCCTTAGGTGTTGCTATGCCAAGTATTAGTGCAAATATTATTTTTTTACTCAAAGAAACTTCAGTAGTAAGCATTATTGCTTTAGCGGATTTAGTATATGTGGCTAAAGATCTTATAGGACTTTATTATAAAAGCAATGAAGCTTTATTTGCTTTGGTACTTTGTTATTTAATTTTAATTTTACCTTTATCTTTAGTGTTAAACCGTATAGAAAAAAGGTTGAATTATGTTTGA
- a CDS encoding MFS transporter, translating to MQKAFKNTIYASLGGILEFYDFVLFVFFASVFAKIFFPQNDDFWPLINTYIAFGAGYLARPFGAIIMAHFADTKGRKKVFYISMLLMVVPSFILAILPTYESIGLFATFTLFIIRITQGLAIGAEVSGAWIFVSEFVSKKRVGLALGFISATLTLGLLLGNLATLAVYEYFTKEEVEKFAWRIPFIIGGFFGIFSLFLRTKLNETPQFKTLKAKNSILNFPLKDALKTHKLSMFVCALQTIVLTSGVATLMILPQYFESLLEVSKTTALYYQNLAIVMIILGSLLQGYLADLLGHLKICVFFTFLFGFFGILFSFYNEQFLMFYLFACFTQGIIAFAPIFMTQIFKTSLRSSGLSFAYNISYAILGFLTPFAINFLYKDFMHIYVVFIVLSSLLSIVLIKKFFY from the coding sequence ATGCAAAAAGCTTTTAAAAATACCATCTATGCTTCTTTGGGTGGTATTTTAGAATTTTATGATTTTGTGCTTTTTGTCTTCTTTGCGAGTGTTTTTGCAAAGATTTTTTTTCCTCAAAATGATGATTTTTGGCCTTTAATAAATACTTATATAGCTTTTGGTGCTGGGTATTTAGCAAGGCCTTTTGGAGCTATTATAATGGCTCATTTTGCAGATACTAAAGGTCGTAAAAAAGTTTTTTATATAAGTATGCTTTTAATGGTTGTTCCAAGTTTTATTTTAGCAATCTTACCAACCTATGAAAGTATAGGTTTATTTGCGACTTTTACACTTTTTATTATAAGAATTACTCAGGGACTGGCAATTGGGGCTGAGGTAAGTGGTGCATGGATTTTTGTTAGCGAATTTGTAAGCAAAAAAAGAGTAGGTTTGGCACTCGGTTTTATTTCAGCAACTCTAACTTTAGGATTGTTACTTGGAAATTTAGCTACTTTAGCTGTTTATGAGTATTTCACAAAAGAAGAGGTCGAAAAATTTGCTTGGAGAATTCCTTTTATAATTGGTGGATTTTTTGGAATTTTTAGTTTGTTTTTAAGAACCAAGCTTAATGAAACTCCACAATTTAAAACTCTTAAAGCCAAAAACTCTATTTTAAATTTTCCTTTAAAAGATGCTTTAAAAACTCATAAATTGAGTATGTTTGTATGTGCCTTGCAAACTATAGTTTTAACTAGTGGTGTTGCCACTTTAATGATACTACCTCAATATTTTGAAAGCTTGTTAGAAGTTAGTAAAACTACTGCCTTGTATTATCAAAATTTGGCTATAGTTATGATTATTTTGGGTAGTTTATTACAAGGTTACTTAGCGGATTTATTAGGACATCTCAAAATTTGTGTATTTTTTACATTTTTATTTGGTTTTTTTGGAATTTTGTTTAGTTTTTACAATGAACAATTTTTAATGTTTTATTTGTTTGCTTGTTTTACTCAAGGTATTATAGCTTTTGCACCTATTTTTATGACTCAAATTTTTAAAACTTCACTAAGGTCAAGTGGTCTTTCTTTTGCTTATAATATCTCTTATGCTATCTTAGGTTTTTTAACTCCTTTTGCGATAAATTTTTTATATAAAGATTTTATGCATATTTATGTTGTATTTATTGTATTATCTAGTTTATTAAGTATTGTTTTGATTAAGAAATTTTTTTACTAG